A region of Pyxidicoccus parkwaysis DNA encodes the following proteins:
- a CDS encoding metallophosphoesterase family protein, with protein MIGVFSDSHGDLAAFDAAYELLRSKGARRFIFAGARYTDLDEWVLWRRQKARGGREYSDADFIADVSVWLGSQDSLPRTPARGAAPADVATEDDRRLVMERFVRVPERESLQYRDPSISNKVMDLVGDTLCCVVHDKNDLTRDDLQNASVFIHGKESEPKVVQIGPRYFLTPGRLVGAAEQTCALLEKVDRDLGFSAFRLDGHVVVPPTLLVLEKKSTKLTLK; from the coding sequence GTGATTGGCGTCTTCTCCGACAGCCACGGCGATCTCGCAGCCTTCGACGCGGCCTATGAACTGCTGCGCTCCAAGGGCGCACGCCGCTTCATCTTCGCGGGTGCGCGCTACACGGACCTGGACGAGTGGGTGCTGTGGCGGCGGCAGAAGGCGCGCGGCGGGCGGGAGTACTCCGACGCGGACTTCATCGCGGACGTGTCGGTGTGGCTGGGGAGTCAGGACTCACTGCCCCGGACTCCCGCGCGTGGGGCGGCTCCGGCGGACGTGGCCACGGAGGATGACCGGCGGCTCGTCATGGAGCGCTTCGTGCGCGTGCCGGAGCGCGAGTCGCTCCAGTACCGGGACCCTTCCATCAGCAACAAGGTGATGGACCTGGTGGGTGACACGCTCTGCTGCGTCGTCCACGACAAGAACGATTTGACGCGGGATGACCTGCAGAACGCGTCGGTGTTCATCCACGGGAAGGAGTCGGAGCCGAAGGTGGTGCAGATTGGCCCCCGCTACTTCCTCACGCCGGGCCGACTGGTGGGTGCGGCCGAGCAGACGTGCGCGCTGCTGGAGAAGGTGGACCGCGATTTGGGCTTCTCCGCGTTCCGGTTGGACGGGCACGTGGTGGTGCCGCCGACGCTGCTGGTGCTGGAGAAGAAGTCCACGAAGCTGACCCTCAAGTGA
- a CDS encoding adenylate/guanylate cyclase domain-containing protein yields MKTANLAIVFTDIKGFTERTSRQTLEENQRLLQVHNALLSPLFKAFGGRIIKSIGDAFLVTFESPTQAVLSGIAIQDRLWHHNRNVLEPEQLHVRVAINVGEVRLESNDVFGEPVNIAARVEGLAEAGEVYFTEAVYLAMNKAEVPSKEVGAFELKGIPGKIRVFHVPRAPYRVEAPSAAAIAEAPGSEVMPPFGNLALSRVPESALGTPVDLAALGQRAAVLGQKAAAGASVLGQKAAAGASVLGQQASVLGQKAAAGASVLGQQARTVGGPLLSRLVAAIPPGLGARVRTFAAEQRKVLVGLGLAAVVAGVAVVAFGGGAAMRAIDAVEDAPEAERAPLVKEAKRLIKEEKDSGRRSYLEGRLEEASGNPAGSLSDYARAVKAGNGAAEDRIIDLLGHPQCGVRSAAAFTAGQLKLEDAVGELEDLAEDGGPDDGSGGILGIGKCDSKLAAQSALKRFNKD; encoded by the coding sequence TTGAAGACCGCCAACCTCGCCATCGTCTTCACCGACATCAAGGGCTTCACCGAGCGGACCAGCCGGCAGACGCTGGAGGAGAACCAGCGTCTCTTGCAGGTCCACAACGCCTTGTTGTCGCCGCTCTTCAAGGCGTTCGGCGGACGCATCATCAAGTCCATCGGTGATGCCTTTCTCGTCACGTTCGAGTCCCCCACGCAGGCGGTGCTCAGCGGCATCGCCATCCAGGACCGGCTGTGGCACCACAACCGCAACGTCCTGGAGCCCGAGCAGCTTCACGTGCGCGTGGCCATCAACGTGGGCGAGGTGCGGCTGGAGTCCAACGACGTCTTCGGTGAGCCGGTGAACATCGCCGCCCGAGTGGAGGGCCTCGCCGAGGCCGGCGAGGTGTACTTCACCGAGGCCGTGTATCTGGCGATGAACAAGGCGGAGGTGCCGTCGAAGGAGGTGGGCGCCTTCGAGCTGAAGGGCATCCCCGGGAAGATTCGCGTCTTCCACGTGCCCCGTGCGCCGTACCGCGTGGAGGCCCCCTCGGCGGCGGCCATCGCGGAGGCGCCGGGCTCGGAGGTCATGCCGCCCTTCGGCAACCTCGCGCTGTCGCGCGTGCCCGAGTCCGCGCTCGGGACGCCGGTGGACCTGGCGGCGCTGGGGCAGCGCGCGGCGGTGCTGGGGCAGAAGGCCGCTGCGGGCGCGTCCGTATTGGGACAGAAGGCAGCGGCGGGCGCGTCCGTGCTGGGACAGCAGGCATCGGTGCTGGGGCAGAAGGCCGCTGCGGGCGCATCCGTTCTGGGACAGCAGGCGCGCACCGTGGGAGGGCCGCTGCTCTCGCGACTGGTGGCCGCGATTCCTCCGGGGCTGGGCGCGCGCGTGCGGACGTTCGCGGCCGAGCAGCGCAAGGTGCTGGTGGGCCTGGGGCTCGCCGCGGTGGTGGCGGGCGTGGCGGTGGTGGCCTTCGGTGGTGGCGCGGCGATGCGGGCCATCGACGCGGTGGAGGATGCGCCCGAGGCGGAGCGCGCGCCGCTCGTGAAGGAAGCCAAGCGGCTCATCAAAGAGGAGAAGGACTCGGGCCGCCGCTCGTACCTGGAGGGCCGGTTGGAAGAGGCCTCGGGCAACCCGGCGGGTTCGCTCAGCGACTATGCCCGCGCGGTGAAGGCGGGCAATGGCGCCGCGGAGGACCGCATCATCGACCTGCTGGGGCATCCGCAGTGTGGCGTGCGCTCGGCGGCGGCCTTCACGGCGGGGCAGCTCAAGCTGGAAGACGCCGTGGGTGAGCTGGAAGACCTGGCGGAGGACGGCGGGCCGGACGACGGCAGCGGCGGCATCCTCGGCATCGGCAAGTGCGACTCGAAGCTCGCCGCGCAGAGCGCGCTGAAGCGCTTCAACAAGGACTGA
- a CDS encoding exo-beta-N-acetylmuramidase NamZ family protein, whose product MTKVKTGLDVWVEQGFSALKGKRVGLIVNPTSVDSRFRHVADLLAGTAGVKLAALFGPEHGIRGEAQYMVAVGDARDRRTGVPVHSLYGSTFESLSPRQEWLQGLDALVFDIQDVGSRYYTYVYTMALAMKAAAKARVPFYVLDRPNPLNGVAMEGNLVGEGYRSFVGLYALPNRHGMTAGELARLFNAQEGFGAELTVVPCEGWKRAQFWSDTGLPFISPSPNMPTPDTALVYPGMCQGEGTNVSEGRGTCRPFEQFGAPWVDSDALLARLAKEDLPGVAFRAVGFTPTFDKYKGESCNGAFIHVTDREAFLPLRTGVAIFQALHDIAPGKFDWRADAYEFVEDVPAFDLLCGTDQVRRGIEAGWPLDRLLEGFSAQTETFAKQRAPYLLYA is encoded by the coding sequence GTGACCAAGGTGAAGACGGGACTGGATGTCTGGGTGGAGCAGGGCTTCTCCGCGCTGAAGGGCAAGCGCGTGGGTCTCATCGTCAACCCCACCAGCGTGGACTCGCGCTTCCGCCACGTGGCGGACCTGCTGGCCGGCACGGCCGGCGTGAAGCTGGCGGCGCTGTTCGGCCCGGAGCACGGCATCCGGGGCGAGGCGCAGTACATGGTCGCCGTGGGCGACGCTCGGGACAGGCGCACCGGCGTGCCCGTGCACAGCCTCTATGGCTCCACCTTCGAGTCGCTGTCGCCCCGTCAGGAGTGGCTGCAGGGACTGGACGCGCTCGTGTTCGACATCCAGGACGTGGGCAGCCGCTACTACACCTACGTCTACACCATGGCCCTGGCGATGAAGGCCGCCGCGAAGGCGCGCGTGCCCTTCTACGTGCTCGACAGGCCCAACCCGCTCAACGGCGTGGCCATGGAGGGCAACCTCGTGGGCGAGGGCTACCGCTCCTTCGTGGGGCTGTACGCGCTGCCCAACCGCCACGGCATGACGGCGGGCGAGTTGGCCCGGCTCTTCAACGCGCAGGAAGGCTTCGGCGCGGAGCTTACGGTGGTGCCGTGCGAGGGCTGGAAGCGCGCGCAGTTCTGGTCCGACACGGGGCTGCCGTTCATCTCCCCGTCGCCGAACATGCCCACGCCGGACACCGCGCTGGTGTACCCGGGCATGTGCCAGGGCGAGGGCACCAACGTCTCCGAAGGCCGCGGCACCTGTCGTCCCTTCGAGCAATTCGGCGCCCCGTGGGTCGACTCGGACGCGCTGCTGGCGCGGCTGGCGAAGGAGGACCTGCCGGGTGTGGCGTTCCGCGCGGTCGGTTTCACCCCCACGTTCGACAAGTACAAGGGCGAGTCCTGCAACGGCGCGTTCATCCACGTGACGGACCGGGAGGCCTTCCTGCCGCTGCGCACGGGCGTGGCCATCTTCCAGGCGCTGCATGACATCGCCCCCGGGAAGTTCGACTGGCGGGCGGACGCGTACGAGTTCGTCGAGGACGTGCCGGCCTTCGACCTGCTGTGCGGCACGGACCAGGTGCGCAGGGGAATCGAGGCGGGGTGGCCCCTGGACCGGCTGCTGGAGGGGTTCTCCGCCCAGACGGAGACCTTCGCGAAGCAAAGGGCACCCTACCTGCTGTACGCTTGA
- the nadD gene encoding nicotinate (nicotinamide) nucleotide adenylyltransferase, producing the protein MQVALLGGSFNPPHVGHLMAASYVHATQGVDEVWLMPSWQHPFGKQFEAFEHRVAMCEAMCAETSGWLKTTTIESEPGLTGRTVDTLSLLVQRYPHVKWSLIIGSDILKDLPHWKDFGRIREMARVIVLYRAGYPAPETVGPPLAEVSSTLVRDMLARGVEPSELVPSGALAHARAHGLYGLGTHR; encoded by the coding sequence GTGCAGGTCGCGCTCCTCGGAGGTTCGTTCAACCCGCCCCACGTGGGACACCTGATGGCGGCGTCGTACGTGCACGCCACGCAAGGTGTGGACGAGGTGTGGTTGATGCCGTCGTGGCAGCACCCCTTCGGCAAGCAGTTCGAGGCCTTCGAGCACCGCGTGGCCATGTGCGAGGCGATGTGCGCGGAGACGTCTGGCTGGCTGAAGACGACGACGATTGAGAGCGAGCCGGGCCTCACCGGGCGCACGGTGGATACGCTGTCCCTGCTGGTGCAGCGGTATCCACACGTGAAGTGGTCGCTCATCATCGGCAGCGACATCCTGAAGGACTTGCCGCACTGGAAGGACTTCGGGCGCATCCGGGAGATGGCGCGCGTCATCGTGCTCTACCGGGCCGGATATCCGGCTCCGGAGACGGTGGGGCCTCCGCTGGCGGAGGTGTCTTCCACGCTGGTGCGCGACATGCTTGCGCGCGGGGTGGAGCCTTCGGAGCTCGTGCCTTCAGGAGCTCTGGCGCATGCGCGGGCGCATGGGCTGTACGGACTGGGCACGCACCGCTAG